The following DNA comes from Coraliomargarita sinensis.
GCTACTGTGCTACGCTGCCGGGTGCGCTACTTCACCGATGGGGCCATCCTGGGCAGTCAGGACTTCGTCCGGAGTTACGCGGGGGCCTGGCAACGGGAGAAAAAACGAAAATATCCGCCCAAACCGAATCTACTGCGCGGGGCCGACTGGCAGGATCTTGCCACCATTCAAGGACTGAGGATGCAGGTGTTCGGATAAGGTGTCTCTGTGCGCTCACCCTGATCTTTTTTCTGATTCCTGCGCCCATTTGTAGAAGGCGACGGACATGATCGCTAATGAAACAAACATGTTGGCCAGTTTCATCACCACTCCACCAAGTACTTGGTCCTGGATGGGGGAGAGGTCCACTACGCGCGGGGCGTAGGCATAAGTTGGATAGAAAACGTCACTGCTAAAGGTCAAAAATGCGAATAGCGGCGTTTGCCCGACCATGAGCAGGAAAACAAAAACGATCTGTCCGCCGTAGCGCAAAGCCGGAAACTGCTGCGAGGGGCTAACGATGCACCACCATACTTGGAGCGAGACAAAGAGCATCGTCAGGTGCTCAATTATGTGGACGGCCTTGTCGTGAAGCGCCCATTCGTATAGGAATGGTATGTGCCATAGGGAGAAAACGAGTGTGAAAGAAAGTCCGGCGATCAGCGGATGCACCAGAAACTTGAAGATGCTTTGGAGCCAAGCCTTCCGCGAGAAAGGTCCATCGATCAACCAGGCAGGGAGGCCGAGGAGGAGCAGCGGCGGGCAGATATACATCAAGGCATTGTGCTGGACCATATGCGCGCTGAAGAGAAAATTTTCGCCCAGCGCATCGAGCGGAGACCCAACGGTGAGATAAAAGCTAATGATCCCGAGCGCGAAGTAGATCGACTGCCTTTTCGGGAAGGAATGCTCCGAGCTTCGATACGGGCCGA
Coding sequences within:
- a CDS encoding cytochrome c oxidase assembly protein, with amino-acid sequence MIEWTHWHTEPLLVGSILAVAWAYSLVIGPYRSSEHSFPKRQSIYFALGIISFYLTVGSPLDALGENFLFSAHMVQHNALMYICPPLLLLGLPAWLIDGPFSRKAWLQSIFKFLVHPLIAGLSFTLVFSLWHIPFLYEWALHDKAVHIIEHLTMLFVSLQVWWCIVSPSQQFPALRYGGQIVFVFLLMVGQTPLFAFLTFSSDVFYPTYAYAPRVVDLSPIQDQVLGGVVMKLANMFVSLAIMSVAFYKWAQESEKRSG